Sequence from the Bacillus thuringiensis genome:
AGCCCTATTCCGCCCCCAATTCCTAACGTCGCAATTCCGTATTTCATATGCTCTCTTTGCGCCTGATAAAACAAGCGCGTTACAAGCATAGCTCCAGATGCACCGTACGGATGACCGAGTGCAATTGCACCACCATTTACATTTAATTTCTCGTACGGAATTTGTAACACCTTTGCACAAGCTACAACTTTTGAAGCAAATGCTTCATTTATTTCAAAATAATCAATGTCCTCTACCTTTACATTCATTTCGTTTAATAATTTATTCACCGCAAATATCGGACCAGTCCCCGGAAGATTTGGATCCACTCCAACTACAGCACTATGAACGAAACGAAGTACAGGCTTGTATCCTAATTTTCGGGCTTGCCCCTCTTCCATTACAAGAACCGCACATGCCCCATCATTTACACCACATGAATTCCCTGCCGTTACTGTACCATTTTGTAAAAATGCAGGTTTTGTTCTTTTAATCATTCGTTCATAATTCATTTCTAGCTTTATAGATTCATCTACTAATCCATTAAAAGACAATATTTCATCATGTATATATCCTTTTTCTAATACTTGCAGTGTTCGTTTATAACTGAGGCAAGCATACTCGTCTTGCATTTCTCTCGTGATGTTATAACGTTCTGCAACATATTCAGCCGCTACTCCCATATCAGGATCACCTATTGTTTCTGGTGAAAATCGTGCTCTATTTTGAAAAAGTGACGTACTTGTACTCTCTACTCCTCCTGCAATATAACAATTACCTGCTCCGCCTTGAATAAAATGACATGCGGTGCGAATCGCTTCCAATCCGGCACCACATTGCCGGTCAATCGTTACACCAGAGATATGATAACCAAGTCCTGCCTCTAACGCAGATAATCTCGCAACATTCCCTCCTGGTCCAACAACATTCCCTAATATAACATCGTCTATTTCTCTCTCAATTCCTTTACTTAAAAATGTGAGAAGCGGCACTGATAGTTGCTGAACTTCATAGTCTTTTAACATCCCATTCT
This genomic interval carries:
- a CDS encoding acetyl-CoA C-acyltransferase — its product is MNRAVIVEAKRTPIGKKNGMLKDYEVQQLSVPLLTFLSKGIEREIDDVILGNVVGPGGNVARLSALEAGLGYHISGVTIDRQCGAGLEAIRTACHFIQGGAGNCYIAGGVESTSTSLFQNRARFSPETIGDPDMGVAAEYVAERYNITREMQDEYACLSYKRTLQVLEKGYIHDEILSFNGLVDESIKLEMNYERMIKRTKPAFLQNGTVTAGNSCGVNDGACAVLVMEEGQARKLGYKPVLRFVHSAVVGVDPNLPGTGPIFAVNKLLNEMNVKVEDIDYFEINEAFASKVVACAKVLQIPYEKLNVNGGAIALGHPYGASGAMLVTRLFYQAQREHMKYGIATLGIGGGIGLALLFEKVED